The DNA region GTCCACCTCTATCTCTCCACCCATCGCTTCAACCAGACCTCTGGAGATGGTCAGGCCAACGCCGCTGCCCCCTTCGCCCCGTGAGCGAGCCGGGTCGGCGCGGTAGAAGCGCTCGAAGATACGCGGGAGATGCTCACCAGAAATTCCGGAACCTGTATCGGCTACCATAAAACGGACAGCGCGGCCCTGCGTCTTGGCCGTGACCGTCACCTGGCCTCTAGGTGGAGTGTGGCGCAGGGCATTACTCAGCAGATTGGCTAGAACCTGCAAACTGCGTTCCTTATCCGCCCATAGCAAGGGGAGAGGAGCTACTTCGACCACTAGAGTCACCCCCTTATCTTCGAAGAAGGGCATAAAACGCTCCTGCGCGGCTTCCAGCAATTCCTGTGGCGACATGGTGATGGAATATAATTCCATCTTACCTGCCTCGACCTTGGAAACCAAACTCAAGTCACGCACCAGCCTATCCATGGCTCCCACTTCACGGCTGATGGCTCTAGCGGCGTGTTCTGAAGTCATCACCCCATCCTGCATGGCATCGGCGTACCCTTGCAGGGCGGCCAGGGGCGCACGCAACTCATGGGCCACGTTGCCGATAAGTTCAATGCGTCCCTGCTCCACTTTCTCCAAGGTCCCTGCCATCACATTGAAATTGTGGGCCAGGTCGGATAGTTCATCCTGGCCTGCTTCTGGCAGACGGCTGGCGTAATCCCCCTGCGCGATGGCGCGGCTGCCTTCATCTAGCAGTTGTACACTGCGGCCCATGCGGCGTGACATCAACCAGGCGGCAAATAGGGCCGCGCCGCCCGCCAGCGGTAGTGAAGCTAGCAGGGCGCGGGTCAGCGTGGTGCGTAAGCCCTGTTCAAGGTCAGCCCGTAGCACGGAACCTGCTTCTCCAGGGGTAGCTATCATCTGCGTCATGTGGTCAACATGGTCTCGGTAGAAGGTGGGGGCCAGCCACTCGGCCAGCAAAAAGATGCCGAAAGCAGCGAGCAGAATAACCAGTAGATGTGAAAGCAGCAAACGGGGGAAAAAGCGCATCAGCTATTCTTCCCGGAAGCGGTAGCCGACTCCGCGCACCGTTTCGATGAACTGGGGATTGTCGCTGGTGTCTCCCAGCTTCTTGCGTAGACCTGTGATGTGGACATCTACCACGCGCTCGGTTCCCAGGAAGTCGCTCCCCCAGACACGTTCAAGCAGCCTTTCACGGGTCCACGCCATGCCAGGATGCTGCGCCAGCGCGGTCAAGAGGTCAAATTCCAACTTCGAAAGTTCGAGCGGCAGGCCACTCAGGGAAGCCGTGTGGGAGCGTAAATCTATAGAGAGATCGCCGATACTCACCTCTTCACGGACTCCCACTCGCCTGAGCAGGGCGCGCACACGGGCCATCACCTCGCGGGGGCTGAACGGTTTGACCACGTAGTCGTCCACTCCGAAGTCCAGGCCCCGCAGCTTGTCTTCCTCCTCGCCGCGGGCCGTCAACATTAGAATGGGAAGCTGCATATCGGCGGCCCGCGCTTCACGGACGAGGTCCATGCCCGAAACACCAGGCAGCATCCAGTCAATGATGGCGAGGTCGGCCCGTGGTAGCCCTTCACGGGCTCCAAAGCCGTCACTAGCGCTGAGTACAGTGTGGCCCTCTGCAACGAGGTAAGCCTGCAAAATTTCAAGAATGGCAGGATCATCGTCGACAATCAGGACCTGGGACATGCTTCAGTTTATTTCTGTGGAGGTTACTGGAGCAAATACATCTGAAAGTCATAGATTTCCTGTGCCTGTGCCCGCGTGATGTCACGCGCCAGCGCCAGCACTTCCGGATTCTCAGACTTCAGCAAGGCGATATTGGCCATCATAATGGCGCTGCCGTGGTGCGGAATCATGCCCTTGACGAACGCCGCATCCTTGTCCTTGGCCTGTTGAATTTCACTGACCATGCCCGTCATCATGCCGTCCATCTCTGCCGCCATCCCGATATCAGGGCCACCGTAGGGCTGAAGCATGGTGGTCATTTGACTGATTTCCGTCTTCTGAGCAGCAATGATGCCTTCTGCCCAGGCTTTGACCTGTGCATCCTGAGTCGTTTTCAGAATTTCCTGACTCATCTCCACGGCGGCTTGGTGGTGGGGAATCATCATGCTGAGAAAGGCTCGGTCCAGCTTCTGACCGCTCATGGTTTCTAGGCCGCCCATCATACTCATCATGTCGCCAGCACCCATCTGCTGGCCCATGTGCATTTGCGAGTGGTCCATCATCTGGCCCATAGCGGGCATCTGATTCATAGGGGATTGAGCGTTGACACTGGTCGTTACCGTGGGTTGGCCGCCACCGGCCATCAGGTTAGGGATGGTGGTCATCGCCAGGGCACCAGAAGCAATCGCAGCAGCAGCTAACATTCCAATTCTTTTCATCGTTTCCTCCTGCCCAAAGCTTAAGCAGGAAGTATTCAGCCTTTGTAAAGCGGGCTCAGTACCTGACAGGTTGCTTTTCGGCCCCTCCTGGCGTGGGAAATGGAGTCCTCAAGAGGTCTAGAAAGAGCCTGAATTTCTCTCCGCCCCACCGAAGAGTACGGCTCAGCTCCTCATACCCGTACCTCGCCCTGCTGACCGCAGGGCGACCATGTGTTTTGACACGTATGGGCCTTGCTGCCGCTCGCCATTCCCCCACGCGCAGCATCCAGGTTAGGGCCAGGGTCAGCAGACCAAACAAGTTCCCCACCCGCTCCGGGTTGGTCATGTGGGTTTGCTCCAGATTCAACCCTCTGGATTTCATGGCTGAGAAGGTGGTCTCTATGGCCCAGCGCTGCCTATAGACGTTGAGCGTGTCCCAGACGGATAAGTCTGAAGCGATGATGACCCGCTCTCCCTCTGGGGAGAGCGTCGCAACTACTCGCATCCAGCCGCCCTGAACCCAGGCCTTCTCAAACAGGGCACGAGTTTGACTCGGCTTCAATGGCGCAAAGCAGTCACGGGCATACTCGCCGTCTACCACCGAATACGAATGCATCTTTTGATCCCGCTACGCCGCAGGAACGTGAACCACTCCTGACCAAGGAACTCCCTATCAGCAATCAGCACCTTCCACCTTCGTGCTGGTAGACGTTTCAGTAGTTGACCGACCAACATCATGCGTGCTCTGGATTCACTGTTGCCACCGTGCTTCAGTTCTTTCTAGGCAAGTGGCAGAGTGACATTGCCCAGCACCACGCCGATGACCAACAAATTGATGTGAGACTGACCGTGCTTCCAGTTGGTGCGGTCCATGATCAGGGTCAGTTTTCCTTCAGGCAGCAGTGGAAGCAGGACATCTTGGATGTCCTGCTGGGTCAGACCAGCACCATGCAGGACACGGGCCACCATACGTGTGATGGACGGTGTTGTTGCAGCGCGATCAATATGGAGCGCGATCTTGCCGTGAAGAGTAGATTCCGCCTGCAAGATGCCGAACAGGACTTCTGCAACGCAGCGCAGACGATCTACTCGGTGGTGTGGGAGACGCTCTTTCAGGTAGGTCACGAATGTGTCAACATTCGTCAGGGCGGCTTTCGTTGAGTTCACACTTCCATAAGCCGCCCTGCTTCATATTTTTCTGCGACCCAGACAACGTTTCCTTCAACCTGTCAGGTACTGAGCTGACTGACGATCACGGCGTACGGTGCCATCGGATGTGCCGAGATATTCGCTGTCCCGCGTCCACTGTACGTCTATATGAGGAGAAGCCTGTTCACTGGCGAGAGCATTCTTGCTGAAGATGGAGATCTCAGGTGCACCGTTTTTGCAGAGGATAGCCAGGTACGTTTTGCCGATGGTGTCGTACCGCTCATCGACATAGACCCCCTTAGAGTTGTAGGAGACCTTGCTGCCGGGAATACGGGTGTCGGCCAGGGCAGACGAAGTACATAGGAGCTCAGTAGGTGACAACTTCAGTTTCACATTGTCCTAGACGGCAAAAACCAACAGTCGGCCCCATCAAGCTTGATGGGGCCGACTGTTCACGGTTTCCTGAGAGTGTGAAAACAACAGAATCCGCCGCCCAGCAGGCTACCGTACTGACCCGCCACTTCAAAGCACACGCGAGTCACCTCCGCATTGACACCCTTCAGCGGCTGATCGATGTGCTTCTGGCGATGATTGCCGCGAGGAGCATCAATCATCACGACCTGAGTCCTCACATGCCCGGTATCAGCACGCCGCAAGCCAAGAAAAGAAGGGCGGACCGAACCTTCCGGGATGAGCAGCTGGACATGGACTTTTTCATCGCTCTGCTCGTCGTCCATCGTTCCACCGGGGAAGGTGTTGCTGAGTCTGGACCGCACCAACTGGGAGCATGGGGAAACGCCCATCAATTTTCTGGTGCTTGGAGCCGTGGTTCATGGCTTCACCCTGCCCCTGATTTGGGTTCCTCTTGATGAGTCTGGGAACAGCCATACCTATGCCCGTATGTGGCTGGTATTGAAGCTCCTCCGCGTCTTGCCAGCGAAACGCTGGCAAGGCCTGGTGGCTGACCGTGAGTTCATCGGTGCGGAGTGG from Deinococcus radiophilus includes:
- a CDS encoding HAMP domain-containing sensor histidine kinase, which translates into the protein MRFFPRLLLSHLLVILLAAFGIFLLAEWLAPTFYRDHVDHMTQMIATPGEAGSVLRADLEQGLRTTLTRALLASLPLAGGAALFAAWLMSRRMGRSVQLLDEGSRAIAQGDYASRLPEAGQDELSDLAHNFNVMAGTLEKVEQGRIELIGNVAHELRAPLAALQGYADAMQDGVMTSEHAARAISREVGAMDRLVRDLSLVSKVEAGKMELYSITMSPQELLEAAQERFMPFFEDKGVTLVVEVAPLPLLWADKERSLQVLANLLSNALRHTPPRGQVTVTAKTQGRAVRFMVADTGSGISGEHLPRIFERFYRADPARSRGEGGSGVGLTISRGLVEAMGGEIEVDSTPGKGSTFAFTLPLAQP
- a CDS encoding winged helix-turn-helix domain-containing protein, producing the protein MSQVLIVDDDPAILEILQAYLVAEGHTVLSASDGFGAREGLPRADLAIIDWMLPGVSGMDLVREARAADMQLPILMLTARGEEEDKLRGLDFGVDDYVVKPFSPREVMARVRALLRRVGVREEVSIGDLSIDLRSHTASLSGLPLELSKLEFDLLTALAQHPGMAWTRERLLERVWGSDFLGTERVVDVHITGLRKKLGDTSDNPQFIETVRGVGYRFREE
- a CDS encoding DUF305 domain-containing protein, whose amino-acid sequence is MKRIGMLAAAAIASGALAMTTIPNLMAGGGQPTVTTSVNAQSPMNQMPAMGQMMDHSQMHMGQQMGAGDMMSMMGGLETMSGQKLDRAFLSMMIPHHQAAVEMSQEILKTTQDAQVKAWAEGIIAAQKTEISQMTTMLQPYGGPDIGMAAEMDGMMTGMVSEIQQAKDKDAAFVKGMIPHHGSAIMMANIALLKSENPEVLALARDITRAQAQEIYDFQMYLLQ